One genomic window of Luteitalea pratensis includes the following:
- a CDS encoding threonine ammonia-lyase, with protein sequence MLATLEGIRAAALRIEGIARRTPVLDLAPLLPLHVKCEQMQPIGAFKIRGAYNYLARLTEAQRSRGVVTYSSGNHGQAVAFAAQRFGIPAVIVMPETAPAVKVDGARRWGAEVQFAGTTTVHRQARAEVLADERGLLIVPPFDSLPIIEGQGTAGLELVAQVPGLRTVVAPVGGGGLISGVAAAVKLSDPSIRVIGVEPEGAAKMSTSLAAGMPVTLPAVKSIADGLMAVRPGALNFLHVQAFVDEVVTVSDAQIVDAARLLWDSARIAIEPSGATSVAGVLPRLADWAREGPVVAILSGGNVSLAALSALTEVSTIETS encoded by the coding sequence GTGCTCGCGACACTCGAGGGCATCCGCGCTGCCGCCCTTCGTATCGAAGGCATTGCCCGACGCACACCGGTGCTCGACCTGGCGCCGTTGCTGCCGCTGCACGTCAAGTGCGAGCAGATGCAGCCGATCGGCGCCTTCAAGATCCGCGGTGCCTACAACTACCTCGCCCGCCTGACCGAGGCGCAGCGCAGCCGCGGTGTCGTCACATATTCGTCGGGCAATCATGGCCAGGCGGTGGCCTTTGCTGCTCAGCGCTTCGGCATTCCGGCCGTCATCGTGATGCCGGAGACGGCGCCGGCCGTGAAGGTCGACGGCGCTCGCCGATGGGGAGCCGAGGTGCAGTTTGCCGGCACCACGACGGTGCACCGGCAGGCCCGTGCCGAGGTCCTCGCGGACGAGCGCGGGCTGCTCATCGTGCCGCCCTTCGATTCCCTGCCGATCATCGAGGGACAGGGCACGGCTGGCCTCGAACTGGTGGCGCAGGTACCCGGCTTGCGGACGGTCGTCGCCCCCGTGGGTGGCGGCGGATTGATCTCGGGGGTTGCCGCGGCCGTGAAGCTGAGCGACCCGTCGATTCGCGTCATCGGCGTCGAACCCGAGGGTGCGGCGAAGATGTCGACGTCGCTCGCTGCGGGGATGCCGGTCACGCTGCCTGCGGTCAAGAGCATCGCCGACGGACTGATGGCGGTGCGGCCCGGTGCGCTCAACTTCCTGCACGTGCAGGCGTTCGTCGACGAGGTCGTCACCGTGTCTGACGCCCAGATCGTGGACGCGGCTCGCCTGCTGTGGGACAGCGCCAGGATTGCCATCGAACCGAGCGGCGCGACATCGGTCGCCGGCGTGCTCCCGCGGTTGGCTGACTGGGCCCGAGAGGGCCCCGTAGTCGCCATCCTCAGCGGCGGCAACGTCAGCCTCGCCGCGCTCTCGGCGCTGACCGAGGTCTCGACCATCGAGACCTCGTGA
- a CDS encoding M28 family peptidase: protein MFRVIAWRTAAAAASVVAVMVLAPLALRPAAQAPAASGLDLASVSAARIVAHATLLADDLYEGRAPGSRGGDLAARYIATQFALLGLEPGAKDGTWYQPVPIVEATVDRDATTLEARGSGGTRAFTMGKDLSLLASVDAASVSLDAEVVFVGHGIVAPEFDWNDYAGADVKGKVVMAMVNDPPATPTEPALFGGKALTYYGRWTYKYEEALRQGAAGAILIHTDASATYPFGVVLSTTVGEQVFVPSAPGTPALQLKAWLTEDASTALAAIGGHDLAALRKRALTRGARAVPLGVTVSLRVQQKTVRKTSPNVIAKFPGQRTDEAIVFSSHYDHMGRRETSDGSDGIWNGARDNASGVAALLELARTYAAASVRPGRTVYFLAPTAEERGLLGSEYFAQHAPFPIDRIAANLNMDSMNVYGSSSTFVLLGADRTDAFGLVEEVARQQKRAPGVDEHPERGYFFRSDHFPLAKAGVPAFSLTLGDASGFRGPRAAKAREISEAYNATRYHQPSDEISPDWDWTGAVEDTQLLAELGWRIAALPRMPAYKPGDQFAQPRAKKGAN, encoded by the coding sequence ATGTTTCGTGTCATCGCGTGGAGAACCGCGGCTGCCGCCGCGAGTGTGGTCGCAGTGATGGTGCTGGCGCCGCTCGCGTTGCGTCCGGCGGCCCAGGCGCCGGCGGCGAGCGGGCTCGATCTTGCGTCGGTCAGCGCCGCACGAATCGTCGCGCATGCGACGCTGCTCGCCGACGATCTGTACGAAGGGCGTGCGCCCGGTTCGCGAGGTGGCGATCTCGCCGCACGATACATCGCGACGCAGTTCGCGCTACTCGGCCTCGAGCCGGGCGCCAAGGACGGCACCTGGTACCAGCCGGTGCCGATCGTCGAGGCCACCGTCGATCGCGACGCCACGACGCTCGAGGCCAGGGGCTCGGGCGGAACGCGCGCCTTCACGATGGGCAAGGACCTGTCGCTGCTGGCCTCGGTGGATGCGGCGTCGGTGTCACTGGATGCCGAGGTCGTGTTCGTGGGGCATGGCATCGTGGCCCCCGAGTTCGACTGGAACGACTACGCTGGCGCCGACGTGAAGGGCAAGGTGGTGATGGCCATGGTCAACGACCCGCCAGCCACACCCACCGAGCCGGCGCTGTTCGGCGGCAAGGCGCTCACGTATTACGGCCGCTGGACGTACAAGTACGAGGAAGCGCTGCGGCAGGGTGCGGCCGGCGCCATCCTCATCCACACGGACGCGTCGGCGACCTACCCGTTCGGCGTCGTGCTGTCGACCACCGTCGGCGAGCAAGTGTTCGTGCCCTCGGCACCGGGCACACCGGCGCTGCAACTGAAGGCCTGGCTGACCGAGGACGCCTCGACAGCGCTTGCGGCGATCGGCGGCCACGACCTGGCAGCGTTGCGAAAGCGTGCGCTGACGCGAGGCGCCAGGGCCGTGCCACTCGGAGTGACGGTGTCCCTGCGCGTACAGCAGAAAACGGTGCGCAAGACGTCGCCGAACGTGATCGCGAAGTTCCCGGGCCAGCGCACGGACGAAGCGATCGTCTTTTCCTCACACTACGACCACATGGGTCGTCGCGAGACGAGCGACGGATCTGACGGGATCTGGAACGGCGCCCGCGACAACGCGTCCGGCGTTGCCGCCCTGCTCGAACTCGCCCGGACCTATGCGGCCGCCAGCGTCCGTCCCGGACGCACGGTGTACTTCCTCGCGCCGACGGCGGAGGAGCGCGGCCTGCTCGGCTCCGAATACTTCGCGCAGCACGCGCCGTTCCCCATCGATCGCATCGCCGCGAACCTGAACATGGACAGCATGAACGTCTACGGTTCGTCCTCCACGTTCGTGCTGCTCGGTGCGGATCGGACCGATGCGTTCGGCCTGGTCGAGGAGGTCGCGCGGCAGCAGAAGCGTGCGCCGGGCGTGGACGAGCACCCGGAGCGCGGCTACTTCTTCAGATCAGATCACTTCCCGCTTGCCAAGGCCGGCGTGCCCGCGTTCTCGCTGACACTCGGCGACGCATCCGGCTTCCGCGGTCCGCGCGCGGCAAAGGCTCGCGAGATCTCGGAGGCGTACAACGCGACGCGCTACCACCAGCCGTCCGACGAAATTTCGCCCGACTGGGACTGGACCGGCGCGGTGGAGGACACCCAGTTGCTGGCCGAACTTGGATGGCGGATCGCGGCACTGCCACGGATGCCGGCCTACAAGCCCGGCGACCAGTTCGCGCAGCCGCGCGCGAAGAAAGGGGCCAACTAG
- a CDS encoding outer membrane protein — translation MSVCLLVCPAGALAQPATLPGPFVLDARGAFSTVGRSEELAAPRGLTSGELPKKVLGLDVGAHFYPLRRKVTVGLGASLLMVGGTQTPGPPEEGAVDAPVTPGEFRVRAIVPQVSLNFGSGRGWSYLGGGLGFSQMKAGRAESDLEYSPQLLTLNVGGGARWFVSEHIAFNIEGRYYRLAAKDLEAGYVGNPVVTMFVLAAGLSFK, via the coding sequence GTGAGTGTCTGCTTACTTGTCTGTCCCGCTGGCGCATTGGCACAGCCGGCCACACTCCCTGGCCCCTTCGTGCTCGACGCGCGTGGCGCATTCAGTACGGTCGGGCGCTCCGAGGAACTGGCTGCCCCGAGGGGCCTGACTTCCGGTGAGTTGCCCAAGAAGGTGCTGGGGCTGGACGTGGGAGCACATTTCTACCCGCTGCGGCGCAAGGTGACCGTGGGCCTGGGCGCGTCACTGTTGATGGTCGGGGGCACCCAGACGCCTGGTCCGCCGGAAGAAGGCGCCGTCGACGCGCCGGTCACGCCCGGCGAGTTCCGGGTCCGCGCCATCGTGCCGCAGGTGTCGCTGAACTTCGGGTCAGGCCGCGGCTGGAGCTATCTCGGGGGAGGGCTGGGGTTCTCGCAGATGAAGGCCGGCCGGGCCGAGTCGGATCTCGAGTACAGCCCACAGCTGCTGACGCTCAACGTCGGCGGCGGCGCCCGCTGGTTCGTCAGCGAGCATATCGCCTTCAACATCGAAGGCCGCTACTACCGCCTTGCCGCGAAGGACCTCGAAGCCGGCTACGTCGGCAACCCGGTCGTGACGATGTTCGTGCTCGCCGCGGGGCTCAGCTTCAAATAG